The following DNA comes from Saccopteryx leptura isolate mSacLep1 chromosome 7, mSacLep1_pri_phased_curated, whole genome shotgun sequence.
CTGACGTGGACGGGGTTCTCACGGATCTGTGTGGGTTCAGTTGACAGGCGGGTGGAGTCTGAAGACTCGGGCGATGAAGAGGCGAAGAAGCCGAGCAGCAGCCTGGCAGCGGACCTCAGCACGCAGAGCCTGAAGGACGGAGAGGAGCGGGGGGGAGAGGACCCACCAGGTACCGGCCCAGTTAGGAACCTTGACCACGACGGGGGTGGGCATGGGCAGTGTCACACGCCATCTGTCCCCCGCTTCCCAGAGTGCGGTGAGTGTCGTCCGGGGAGGACCGCTGTGCTGGGTGTGGTCTGCGGGGCAGCCCGGGAGCCCTCGGCAGGCTGGAAGCAGAGGTCACTCGCGGGCAGGCTGTGCTTCTCTAATTCCACTGAAGACAAACTCGGATAATAGCCTTGGTCCTAGTGTGTCGCCTGAAACAAAACCAGAACATTTCATTAACCGTATGTTCAGAAGGAGACCCTTGCGGTCAACATTAAGGATCACTCCTGCCGTAGCAATACAGGCTGCTCTCAGAGTAGCACGTTTAACATCTCGGAGGGGTCATTTCTGAGTTTCTCCTCACCACGTCTATAGCCTGGGGCTGGACGTCGTAGTGGCCTGTGTGTTGGGAAAGTCACCTCATGTGGGCAGTGTCCCCGTGGCCTCCGGTTGCTTTCGTGGATAACAAGAACAACAAAGTGAATTTGGTGGCAGGTGGGTTCCTCGGCTCCCCAGCCATCATCTCAGCCCAGTCACCTGTTGCTTAGAAAACCAGTTTATATTGAAAAGAGTGAGAGTAGAAACCATATGAACAGACGGAAAGATGTCCAAGATGTATTATTAGTTGGAAAAAGCAAATTTCCAAACAGTATGCATGTTaagatcttgtttttatttacagAATATTAATGATATGCAGTTGTACCCACTGAAGAGAGAAAACACACCAGCTGTTGACATTGTTTTTGAACAGCAACTTGTTGACGGTCTTGTACCTCCTGTGTTTCTAGATTTGGGTACCATGTAAGGACATTTAAGATAGTGATCATACGTTACCCTTCtagtaataaaaacaacaaatttataaaagccaaaacaaatttttaaagcagCATTATCCTCTTTGTGCCTGTGATTGTGACTGGTAACTATAGCAACATAATTTTAAGGCAAAGGAGATTACCATAAAAGCACCAGTCACATCTCAGAACTGTGGAGTCGATATTCTGCAGGTGACGTGGGTAGGATAAGCACACGGCAGTGACAGGAAAGCTTTCGTTGCtgtctgaggcccagagagccaGACAGGTGGGGTCATTGCCTGTCCTCACACACGACCACCTGCTGTTTGTGCTGGGCTGGGGAGTTGATGGAGCCCTGTCATGGGCTTCCTCCCCCTGGCTCATAAGCACAGGTTCGCCATGACTCGCCCGTCAAGGGCACACGGCGCCAAAGGGGCACAGCTGGATTTGAGCCCCATTGTCTAAACCCAGACTGCTGATCAGACGTTCTGGAAATACTCATTTTTGTAAGTCCTTAGAGAAACCAGGACTTGCTCATACCTGTATTTAAATCTTAAGTTCAAATAAAACGATTTCAAACAGTCACTGTTCCCTTTTACTTATTTTCCCTGGGACACCAGAAGGTGTGGTCAGTCAGTGCATCGTATATTCAGAGAGGTGTTCTGGctgggcaggcgtccccaaactacggcccgctggccacatgcagccccctgaggccatttatccggccccccaccgcacttccggaagggccacctctttcattggtggtcaatgagaggagcactgtatgtggcggccctccaacggtctgagggacagtgaactggccctctgtgtaaaaagtttggggacccctgtgtcaGAGGTTAAGCTGACCTTTCTGGGGCCTGTCCGGTGCTGGATGGATTACAGACAGACCCCATTAAGCCGCGTGGTCACGTGTCCTGAGGAGCCCGGGACAGCCCGTTTCCAGTGCTGGCCCAGTGTGACTGCCTGTGGTGCCCCTTGGACTGAAGCGTCCTGGTTTGGACATGAGTGGCCGGTGTGCCACGCCTCCCAGGCACAGCCCCGTCTCGGCTTCCTGGGCCCTGATGTCGAACTTAGGCTGCCTTGGAGGGGACAGGTAACTTGGGACCCTCTCTTGGTTTCGCCCAACTTATTTTACGTGATTCTTAGATTGGTGATCTCCCATAGAGCCGCGGGTAAGGTGCGTGGGTGAGCGTTCACTTTGTCCAGCCACCGTAGACCGTCCTGGATGGAGAAGGCAGAGTGAGAAGACTGGGAAGTGAATCCACTCGTGTGGGGCCAGTACTTGCTGACTGAGCTGGGGCTCTGTCGTCAGGTGCGCCCCCTGCGGCCTCCTGTCCAGGGCCCGGCGGACGGGCGTGTGGGCTGCCGACGGTCGGCAGGCTGGGTGCTGCACTCAGCTTGTTGTGGGGAAGAAGCTGCAGTGGGAGCCAGGCCAGGCGGCAGTGACCAGTGCACGGGAAACGGGCCGGAGACGTGCTGTCAGGCCACCCAGCCCCAGCAGACACCTGCGGGAGAAGTGCTGCCCCCTCAGTATGTGGCCCTTGGGCCCTAATTCGAGCAGAACTCACTCAATGGGAGAAGAAATCATAAGACAGTTGGTGAAGTCAAGGAACTATTGTTACTCTTTTTAAGAGTTTAactcttttagcctgaccaggcggtggcgcagtggatagagcgtcggactgggatgctgaggacccaagttcgggaccccgaggtcgccggcttgagcgcgggctcatctggtttgagcaaaaagctcaccagtttggacccaaggtcgctggctcgggcaaggggttactcggtctgctgaaggcctgcagtcagggcacatatgagaaagcaatcaatgaacgactaggGTGTTGtaatacgcaacgaaaaactaatgattgatgcttctcatctctctctctttctgtccgtctgtccctatctatccctctctctgactctctctctgtctctgtaaaaaaaaaaaaaaaaaaaaaaaagagtttaactCTTTTAAACACAAATGCTGAAATGGGGTCAGATGACATGAGGAGAGGGGGCTGCTAGTTCAAGGCTGTGCACTCCTCAGCGAGAGGGGTCCTTGCAGCCCCCCTTGGTCGGATGTGCCAGGAGTCTGAGACCTGGCCTGGGGGGCGGAGGTCCTCCGCTAGGGTCGAGAGTGCGTTTGAGGTATTCTGCAGTCTGATCCTGTCTGCTGAGCCCAGCTTCCTTCCATTTGGTCTTTGCAGAGAAGTGTTTATAGTGTTTCAGAAAGTGTAGGGTCACTTTCAAAAGCAATTGAAAGCACTTCCCAGAACATCTGGTATGCCCAGCGCGGTCTGTAGTCAAATGGCCTGATTCATTGCCACACACGGGAGCGTGAGCCGCTGCCAGTTCTGCAGCTCTGGGCGTGGTCCCCAGAAGTGGACGGCCAGCAGCCTCACTCACGCTCCTTTGTCCGACAGCCTCAGACCACGGTGTCTTTGGAGACCTTTGCCAGTAGCTGCACTCAGGAAGCCCCGAGGGCTTGAAGGGTGAGCACTGTTGGAGCAGGGTGTTAATTAGCCTTCCCTGTCACCGGTCCTCCAGATGTCACCTGTTGGTGTCCCTTCTGCATTGgactcccctctctgagcctgcaGGCCAGCTCATCGCCAGGGCTGGGCTGCTGCCTCCTACGAACGGGGGCTCTGAACGGgctcttttttcctctcattttctcAGAGCAAGAGCTGCCTGTGGACATGGAGACCATCAACCTGGACCGAGACGCAGAGGTGAGGCTGCCTGCGCGGCCCAGCCTCGGGCGTGGTGGCGGGCCACTCTGACCACCAGGTTATCCTTTATGAAAGGGCCAGGTGGTAAGGGGTTGCTCAGAGGAGGACGTACATCTGAGCCTGCCTTGGTTAGATCAGAGGCCTTGGGTTCTCGTTTTTAACAGCAGTGATTGAAATCCCACTTCTGTTTAACTGTGTGGCAGATGAAATGCCTTTGACTTATAAATGACTTGAGTCCAGCGATTACTTGTAAATGTGAGACTCTAACATCCCATCTGAAAAGCAGTGAGAATGCAGGGCGTGTGGAGACCTGCCGGGAGGGGAGGCCTCCTCTGCGGAACAGCCAGCGTGGGGCTGTGGCGGTGACGTGGGCAGCGCCTCTCCTCACAGCTTGTCAGTGCTCGGGGAAGGTTTTAGATGCTGCTCACCTAGAGGGTTGGTTTTACATAAAATGATAATAGATCATAGCTAAACCCATGAGCATCTTGAAGTTCACCTCGGTGTCACTGTCACCTGTCTGCGCCACCTCCCCTGTGACACTGGCTCAGCGGTTCTCCTCACCCTGCCCCCCCTCTATACCCTGCCCCCCCTCTATACCCTGCCCCCCCTCTATACCCTGCCCCCCCTCTATACCCTGCCCCCTCTATACCCTGCCCCCCCTCTATACCCGGCCCTCCCTCTATACCCTGCCCCCCTCTATACCCTGCCCCCCCTCTATACCCTGCCCCCCCTTTATACCCTGCCCCCCCTATACCCTGCCCCCCCTCTATACCCTGCCCCCCCTCTATACCCTGCCCCCCCTCTATACCCTGCCCCCCTCTATACCCTGCCCCCCTCTATACCCTGCCCCCCTCTATACCCTGCCCCCCTCTATACCCTGCCCCCCCTCTATACCCTGCCCCCCCTATACCCTGCCCCCCCTCTATACCCTGCCCCCCCTCTATACCCTGCCCCCCCTCTATACCCTGCCCCCCCTCTATACCCTGCCCCCCCTCTATACCTGGCAGCTCTGTTTTGGCTCCGGCCGTGGGAAGCAGGCCTCCTACGCTCCTGCAGCTAGCTCGAGCTCTCTCTGTTTCAGGATGTTGACTTGAATCACTTCCGCATCGGAAAGATTGAAGGATTTGAGGTTCTGAAGAAAGTGAAGGTGAGCGGAGGTCTGTCCTTTTACGTGAGGTGATTCTGTGACCGTCCAGAGTCGTCCTAACACAGGACATAGATTATAGATTATAGATTATAGATTAGCTCGTAACTGAGACTCGCTGAGTCATCAGAGCCCCACGGGAGGGGCAGGCCTGCATCAGGAGCCCGTCGGGCACCTTGGACCTGAGCGGGACAGGTTTGCAGAGCAGTGTGGGGGCCGCGACTCAGACCCCCGGCTGCCCGTGGAGCGTCAGGTCAGGGCCTGGCCACTGCTAAGCACACACCAGACTGGACGGTCCTACTCCCCTGAGTTcaatttgtttttcaagattgAGCCCAAGGGCTCACTCTGCCAGGAAACTGACCAAGGCCTCACCACATCCGCTCAGTGCGGGACCTGGCTGCAGCCTCCCTGTGGGGTCAGCCTTCTTCCCCACGTCAGCCCTTTCCAGAAAACAGCAGGAGAATGACAGCCAGCTCCCCCGCCAACCGCCCAGCTTGCCCACATTCCCGTAGGCAGCTGGCCCCTCGTGACCCCGCCTGTTGCCCAGGTCAAGTGTCCTTTTCCTCCCCCCAGACTCTGTGCCTCCGTCAGAACCTGATCAAGTGCATCGAGAACCTGGAGGAGCTGCACACCCTCCGAGAGCTGGACCTCTATGACAACCAGATCAAGAGGATCGAGAATCTGGACTCGCTGACAGAGCTGGAGTGAGTCCCAAGGCCCAGGGACGACCAAGGGGCTGGCTGGTGTCCCTAGAACAACAGCCTGTGCCCTGGAGAGGCCACCTCTGCCATCGGGTCCTGCCCTGCCCCGGCTCCCTAGGTGCAGAGGCTTGTCCGTCCCGGCCTGCAGATTAGCCTCTGGGTGGCGGCTGCTGGCTGGGCCCTCGGGACTGTGAACCTGCCCGTGGCACAGTGCGGTGGGGATGCCCCCGAGGCAGTTACAGTCTGAGTTGCtcgtttaaaaaatgaattgttttggctctggccgattggctcagcggtagagcgtcggcctggcgtgcgggggacccaggttcgattcccggccagggcacataggagaagcgcccatttgcttctccacccccaccccctccttcctctctgtctctctcttcccctcccgcagccaaggctccattggagcaaagatggcccgggcgctggggatggctccttggcctctgccccaggcgctagagtggctctggtcgtggcagagccccgacctggtgggcagagcgtcgccccttgtgggcgtgccgggtggatcccagtcgggcgcatgcggaagtctgtctgactgtctctccccgtttccagcttcagaaaaatacaaaaaaaaaaaaaccaaaaaaaaaaaaaaaatgaattgttttgCTTGTTCCAGGATTCTAGATATTTCTTTTAATCTACTGAGAAGCATCGAAGGCGTTGACAAGTTGACACAGCTGAAGAAGCTCTTCTTGGTCAACAACAAAATCAGTAAAATCGAGAATCTGAGCACCTTGCATCAGCTGCAGATGCTGGAGCTGGGCTCCAACCGCATCCGGGTAGGTGCGGACTCGCGGCTCCCACGCTCTGTGGGTCAGGCCGTCAGTGCGCCCGTGTGTCCAGGGGCGTGGACCAGCCTCGGGGCAGGCGGGTGTCACGTGAGCTCCGTCCCAGCTGTGAGCCAAACTCAGCACACCCTCCGGCCACACTGCTGGAGGCAGACGGATCGTCCCCAGATGCTTTGCGAGTGCACCGGTGGTTGTGTTTCTGGCCACCCTGCCTGACATGAGCGTGTGACAAGCAGAGGCCGACAGCAGCCGACCTCCACCAGCCACGGGAAGCTGGGCTGCGTGAGACCCTGCCGCCTGCCGGGAGCGTAGTGCCATGGAGAGAAGGGCTGGGAGAGCAGTCTAGTTCCCAGAGAAGCTGGCGGTCCTTCCCCAGCTGACCCACCAGCCCTGGGAAGAGCTGGACAAGGGACCCTGGGCGGGACTGCAGAGGAGACATGGCAGGGTTAGGGACAGGGACAGCCAGCAAAGAAGAGGCAGTCAGGACAGAGGTGAGGCCATGGGCCACTCAGGTGTCCCTGAGCACTCTTCCCTTCCAGCCACGTGGGAAGTGGCACTCTTGTGGCTTTGGAAGTTTGCAGCAGACAGGGGTTAGTTGGCTTGGTCCTTGAGACCTGGGCAGGACACAAACCAAAGAGGTGGTTTTGACGAGGCCCCCTCGTGACACTGTTAGTGGTCATGTGGCCGCAGACAAGAAAGCACACTTGGAACTAGAGAACAGCCAGGTGTCGTGTTCTCTCAAGTGTCTGCATGTTCCAGGGGCATGGTGGCTCATCACAAGTCACCACAGTGAAGGGTGCCCTCCCCATCGACCTCCATCCTCACAGACCCCCAGCCAGGTCCTGCTGGGGTGGGCATACGAGCTCACCCTGTGCCCGTGCTGGGGTCCCCACCGTGTGAGCATGCGCTTACTCTGGGCACTTCCCATCTGCTGGGAGGTTAACAGCTTGTTCCGCAAGGGctgtgggtgctgagggtggaACAGCACTGTGGTCAGTGCACATTCACTCAGCCACCAGCTGTGCCCAGACGCAGCAGTCAGGACCAGAGCGGGAGGACGAGCCGGGCTGTGGGGACGAGGAGGGCACAGCCGGGGTCCCGCCTGGGCTGCTTGCTTCTGGGGAGACCGAGGCTCTTGGGCATGCACTGTAGCAGACCCACACAGACTAACAGAACGATGTCAGCTCGAGCTGGGAGGACTTGACAAACCTCATCCCTGGGTTTTTAAATTGTCCCCAGAACCCTGGAGGTTGGCAGTGAGCCCGAGACAAGGCCTCAGACCCTCCACCTGTCtcagtttttttccttctgtactTTCAAGTGAGATGTCACTGGAAAGTGTCCAGAGTGGGACAGTAACCTGCCCGAGGCCAAGTCCAGAGAGCATGGTCTCCTGCCCTGGGGAGCAGGTGGCCACGCCACACCCACTGCCCCCCTGTCCTTTCCACAGGCCATCGAGAATATCGACACATTAACCAGCTTGGAGAGTTTGTTTTTGGGGAAAAACAAGATCACTAAACTTCAGAACCTGGACGCACTCTCCAACCTGACAGTCCTCAGTATGCAGGTATGCCCCCCCCCAGCTTCATGGTGTGGCCCCCCAGGCAGGTACGCCCCCCCCTGCTTCATGGTGTGGCCCCCCAGGCAGGTacgccccccccccagcttcaTGGTGTGGCCCCCCAGGCAGGTACGCCCCCCCCCTGCTTCATGGTGTGGCCCCCCAGGCAGgtacgcccccccccccgcttcatGGTGTGGCCCCCCAGGCAGGTACGGCCCCCCAGCTTCATAGTGTGGCCCCCCCAGGCAGGTACGGCCCCTGAGGTCATGGTGTGGCCCCCCCAGGCAGGTACGGCCCCAGCTTCATGGTGTGGCCCCCCCCCCGAGGCAGGTGCGGCCCCAGCTTCAGGGTGTGGCCCCCCCAGGCAGGTGCGGCCCCCCCAGGCAGGTACGGCCCCCCAGCTTCATAGTGTGGCCCCCCCAGGCAGGTACGGCCCCTGAGGTCATGGTGTGGCCCCCCAGGCAGGTACGGCCCCAGCTTCATGGTGTGGCCCCCCCCAGTCAGGTGCGGCCCCAGCTTCAGGGTGTGGCCCCCCCAGGCAGGTACGGCCCCTGAGGTCATGGCGTGGCCCCCCCAGGCAGGTACGGCCCCAGCTTCAGGGTGTGGCCCCCCCAGGCAGGTACGGCCCATGAGGTCATGGTGGTCAGGCCCCCCCAGGCAGGTGCGGCCCCAGCTTCATGGTGtggcccccccagcccccgcAGGGCCTTCTCGGCCTGGCTGAGCCAGAGCTGCCGCTCCTGCCCGTGGGGGCATGTCATCACGAGCAGCCGAAGCGGTCGAGGTCACATGTACACGCAGCCGTGTGCACACCCACGTCAGATGGGCATCTCCTCGTTTAGGGCCACGTTCCTTTTCCTGGTGAAAGTCCCAGGTGGTTCTTAGGCGAAGGGATGTCTCTAGAAGGATAAGTTTGTCACAATGCTCCTAACGCGTCCTGCTCAGTGGTTACACGCGATTCCTTCTGTCCACATGGGGACTCTTAGCAGCTGAGTACTGCCAGGCTTACGCTCCTTTTTGTCAGGAGCCAGTGAGTGGAATCAGACCCTGCAGGCGGGTGTGGTGGGTGGTCTGACTGCAGGGCCTGGCGAGGTAGAGCCTTATACTCTAATTTGAGTTACAAGATATCTTGAAGGAAGTGAGAATctactttaaaatattcagtgatTTTGACTGTTGAATTACTAATTGAGGTAGATCTTCCCCAAGCGCACCCAAAAACAGTAAGATTTTTGCACAAAAGCTTTTGGCCCTCATGCATGAATTGTAGCCCTGGACAACAGACTGGAAATGTTgaccttttttttctctgcataagCCCCATTCTGGCCCGTTTTCAGTGGAATGCCCAACTGTCCAGATTCTCCAACGAGAGGAACCTCTTTTCTAAAAGCTGTTTTGTCTCGCACCCCACACACTGCCCCTCCCAGAGCAACCGGCTGACCAAGATGGAGGGCCTGCAGAGCCTGGTCAACCTGCGGGAGCTCTACCTGAGCCACAACGGCATCGAGGTCATCGAAGGCCTGGAGAACAACGTAAGGCGTCCTCTGGTCCGTCCGGGGGCGGGCACAGGGCTGAGCGGCCGGCGGGGGGCCAGCAGCACTCTGGGGGCGGGGGCCAGAGCACTCTGGGGGCGGGCACAGGGCTGGGCGGCCGGCGGGGGGCCAGCAGCACTCTGGGGGCGGGGGCCAGAGCACTCTGGGGGCGGGCACGGGGCGGAGCGACCGGCGGGGGCCAGCAGCACCCTGGCCTCCAGGGCTGTTCTTCAGTGGACACCGCCCTGGAGGCTTCTGTGGAGACATCCAGTCCTGCAGACAAGGGGCCGTCCTCACCAGGACGTTCCGGGCCCCGAGTGAGCTCTGAGCAGGCGCGTCACACCACAGCCAGTGTGTCCCCTCAGCACGGGCGTCGGGGCCTCGCGGAGACAGCGCTCACTGCACGGTGCCCAGCAGCTCTGGGAGTGTTTGCACGGGTCTAAGACACAGTCCCTGCCTGCTCGTACATCCTCTCCTGTGCCAGCCCCTGTGCCCCCCACACCCTGTGCCCCATACCAGCCCCTGTGCCCCGTACACCCTGTGCTCTGTACACCCTGTGCCCCATACCAGCCCCTGTGCCCCCCACACCCTGTGCCCCATACCAGCCCCTGTGCCCCGTACACCCTGTGCCCCATACCAGCCCCTGTGCCCCACACACCCTGTACCCCATACCTGCTCCTGTGACCCACACACACCCTGTACCCCATACCAGCCCCTGTGCCCCCACACACCCTGTACCCCATACCTGCTCCTGTgccccacacacaccctgtacCCCATACCTGCTCCTGGGCCCCCACACACCCTGTGCCCCATACCAGCTCCTGTGCCCCCACACACCCTGTGCCCCATACCTGCTCCTGTgccccacacacaccctgtacCCCATACCTGCTCCTGTGCCCCATACCAGCCCCTGTGCCCCCACACACCCTGTACCCCATACCAGCTCCTGTACCCCATACCAGCTCCTATGCCCCATACCAGCCCCTGTGCCCCCACACACCCTGTACCCCATACCAGCCCCTGTGCCCCCACACACCCTGTACCCCATACCTGCTCCTATgccccacacacaccctgtacCCCATACCAGCTCCTGTGCCCCCACACACCCTGTGCCCCATACCAGCTCCTGTGCCCCCACACACCCTGTACCCCATACCAGCTCCtgtgcccccacacacaccctgtacCCCATACCAGCTCCTGTGCCCCCACACACCCTGTGCCCCATACCAGCCCCTGTGCCCCCACACACCCTGTACCCCATACCTGCTCCTGGGCCCACACACACCCTGTACCCCATACCAGCCCCTGTGCCCCCACACACCCTGTGCCCCATACCTACTCCTATGCCCCACACACCCTGTACCCCATACCTGCTCCTGTGCCCCCATACACCCTGTACCCCATACCTGCTCCTGTGCCCCACACACCCTGTGCCCCATACCTGCTCCTGTGCCCCCCACACACCCTGTACCCCATACCTGCTCCTGTGCCCCACACACCCTGTGCCCCATACCAGCCCCtgtgcccccacacacaccctgtacCCCATACCTGCTCCTGGGCCCACACACACCCTGTACCCCATACCTGCTCCTGTGCCCCCACACACCCTGTACCCCATACCTGCTCCTGTGCCCCCACACATCCTGTACCCCATACCAGCCCCTGTGCCCCCCATACACCCTGTGCCCCATACCTGCTCCTGTGCCCCCACACACCCTGCACCCCGTACCTGCTCGTACACACCCGGTAGCCCATACTTCAGGGGCCAGAAGACTTGGCAGCTGGCCGTCTCCTGCCCTCTCCTGGCCACTGCACTTCTCGGCCTGCAGGGGCCACAAGGACAGCTTGTCTCAGCTGCCCAGAACGAGTGGCTCCACAGTCACTCCTGCAGGTCACCACCCCTAGTGAGGACAGGCCTGtgcactccctccctcccccctccctgccggcctgctcctgctcctgctcctgctccaccCAGGAGGCCTTGGTGCTCGGCCATGGCAACAGCAGGCAGGCTGTGCTCACTGGAGGCCCAGGCCGAGGAGCCCACCCATGCCTGTGGGGGCAGCAGGTCCTGCCTCCCACGCGGACACCCCCGAGGAGCGAGTCAAGTGTGGGCCCAGCGGGAGCAGTGAGAGGGTGGGGCTCCCAGGCCTCCGTACAAGGGACACATACAGTTGTGGCTCTAAGGTAGTTGGGGGCCTTGCACATTCGTCCTGATCACACGGCTGTTTCCTCCGGGGCCTTGTCAGCAGTGGCCCGATGCTCACCTGTGCTTGCTTCTGCACGTTAGCTCCTCACTCAGCTGACATGCATGTGGTGGCAGGTGAGGCAGTGAATGTATCCCTTTCCCTGCTTGCTCTGAAAGCCCCTGGACGCTGCAGGCACGCTGGGCTAAGGACACACTGCAGCTCCACACTCTGACCTCTGGAGAGGGACTTGGCCAAGCCCATGCGGGTGGGACGCAGGTGGTGGGCCCGGCCCCCAAGTGGTCAGACACCTGAGGCAGCAGAGCTGCTGGCTGCGTGCGTTTGGCTGGTGGAGGGgtattttattgtattaggaCATTTAACTTTCCCTTGCACTCGGAGGGTTTGGAGTCAGATCTGGGGGGCaggagagatgagaggagggaCGTGGTCGGAGACAGTGGACGAAGCAGAGAGTGGCCCTGCTGCCGGGCTGAGCGGGCCCCGGTTTTAGGAAAGCCTGCCAGTTGGTTCGATCATACTTCAGCCGTGTGAGCTTTGACACTTGTTCTCACCGCTTCTGAGTGCTTTGTCCACTCGTGAAGCTGAGCTCTTATACAGTGTTTTTGGGCTTACTGATGA
Coding sequences within:
- the PPP1R7 gene encoding protein phosphatase 1 regulatory subunit 7 isoform X1, producing MAAERGSGEQQSQEMMEVDRRVESEDSGDEEAKKPSSSLAADLSTQSLKDGEERGGEDPPEQELPVDMETINLDRDAEDVDLNHFRIGKIEGFEVLKKVKTLCLRQNLIKCIENLEELHTLRELDLYDNQIKRIENLDSLTELEILDISFNLLRSIEGVDKLTQLKKLFLVNNKISKIENLSTLHQLQMLELGSNRIRAIENIDTLTSLESLFLGKNKITKLQNLDALSNLTVLSMQWNAQLSRFSNERNLFSKSCFVSHPTHCPSQSNRLTKMEGLQSLVNLRELYLSHNGIEVIEGLENNNKLTMLDIASNRIKKIENISHLTELQEFWMNDNLLESWSDLDELQGARRLETVYLERNPLQKDPQYRRKVMLALPSVRQIDAAFVRF
- the PPP1R7 gene encoding protein phosphatase 1 regulatory subunit 7 isoform X2, encoding MAAERGSGEQQSQEMMEVDRRVESEDSGDEEAKKPSSSLAADLSTQSLKDGEERGGEDPPEQELPVDMETINLDRDAEDVDLNHFRIGKIEGFEVLKKVKTLCLRQNLIKCIENLEELHTLRELDLYDNQIKRIENLDSLTELEILDISFNLLRSIEGVDKLTQLKKLFLVNNKISKIENLSTLHQLQMLELGSNRIRAIENIDTLTSLESLFLGKNKITKLQNLDALSNLTVLSMQSNRLTKMEGLQSLVNLRELYLSHNGIEVIEGLENNNKLTMLDIASNRIKKIENISHLTELQEFWMNDNLLESWSDLDELQGARRLETVYLERNPLQKDPQYRRKVMLALPSVRQIDAAFVRF